One segment of Paenibacillus rhizovicinus DNA contains the following:
- a CDS encoding YifB family Mg chelatase-like AAA ATPase — MYTQICSGSVYGVEGRMIAVEVDISSGLPQVNVVGLPDPAVRESVERVRAAVKNCGFAFPMERITVNLAPADLRKEGTAFDLAIAAGVLAASAQLRSELFQDFLVLGELALNGELRAVPGVLAMVEQAKLRGMTKVLLPRGNAAEAACIEGMELFAVSHLRDLGEPKSSDLSWEPLRYDSNSDRNHRLDSVAFTKYQALHGDFGDVLGQHHAKRALLIAAAGNHNVLLTGPPGTGKTMLAKRLPGIMPPLREEEALQVTKIYSAAGKLPGGIPSLMHERQFRSPHHTISAAGLIGGGSIPRPGEVTLAHRGVLFLDELPEFSRAALEVLRQPLEDREVTIARSRAVFRFPASFLLAASMNPCPCGYYGHDSDDQRCICSEIQIARYRTKISGPLLDRIDMHIEVSRPLTSEGLTSGMTTEQMRAKVLSAANRRLEREDGRRALSELAGASLRKAVTLTKEAESMLQLAFDSLGISLRAHDRILKLARTIADLDDLERVDSPHIAEAIGYRSLDRKLQAL; from the coding sequence ATGTATACCCAAATTTGCAGCGGAAGCGTATACGGCGTCGAAGGACGAATGATCGCTGTTGAAGTGGACATTTCGAGCGGACTTCCGCAAGTAAATGTGGTTGGATTGCCAGATCCCGCAGTTCGGGAATCAGTAGAGCGTGTCAGAGCAGCTGTCAAAAATTGCGGATTCGCGTTTCCAATGGAACGCATTACCGTCAATTTAGCACCGGCTGATTTGAGAAAAGAAGGAACAGCTTTCGATTTGGCTATCGCCGCAGGCGTGTTGGCCGCCAGCGCGCAACTTCGAAGCGAGCTGTTTCAAGATTTCCTCGTACTCGGCGAACTTGCCTTAAACGGCGAATTACGCGCAGTTCCCGGCGTACTTGCGATGGTCGAACAAGCGAAGCTGCGCGGAATGACCAAAGTGCTACTCCCTCGCGGCAATGCAGCCGAAGCTGCCTGTATCGAGGGAATGGAGCTGTTTGCCGTCTCGCATTTGCGCGATCTCGGCGAACCCAAATCGTCCGATCTGTCGTGGGAACCGCTTCGCTATGACTCCAATTCGGATCGAAATCATCGCCTCGACTCCGTGGCGTTTACCAAATACCAAGCCCTGCACGGCGACTTTGGCGATGTCTTAGGGCAGCATCATGCTAAACGGGCACTGCTGATCGCAGCCGCTGGCAATCACAACGTTCTATTGACGGGACCGCCAGGAACCGGTAAAACCATGCTGGCGAAACGGCTTCCCGGCATTATGCCCCCTCTCCGTGAAGAAGAAGCGCTGCAAGTAACGAAAATCTACAGCGCCGCCGGGAAACTGCCTGGCGGGATACCTTCCCTCATGCATGAACGACAGTTTCGAAGCCCTCATCATACGATTTCGGCTGCAGGTCTTATTGGAGGCGGCTCCATCCCAAGGCCTGGCGAAGTGACGCTAGCACATCGAGGCGTCCTATTCCTGGACGAGCTGCCCGAATTCTCCAGAGCAGCCCTCGAAGTGCTCAGGCAGCCATTGGAGGACCGGGAAGTGACGATCGCCCGCTCCCGCGCTGTATTTCGTTTTCCCGCGTCGTTCCTGCTTGCCGCCTCTATGAATCCTTGTCCGTGCGGCTACTACGGCCATGATTCCGACGATCAACGCTGCATATGTTCTGAAATTCAAATCGCGCGTTACAGGACCAAAATATCCGGCCCTTTGCTCGATCGAATCGATATGCATATCGAAGTCTCGCGCCCGCTTACATCCGAGGGATTGACGAGCGGAATGACAACGGAGCAGATGAGGGCAAAGGTGCTGAGCGCCGCTAACCGCAGGCTCGAGCGCGAGGATGGCCGAAGAGCTCTGAGCGAATTGGCAGGCGCTTCCCTTCGCAAAGCGGTCACGCTCACCAAGGAGGCCGAAAGCATGCTGCAGCTAGCGTTCGATTCGTTAGGCATCAGTCTACGCGCTCATGACCGTATTCTTAAGCTCGCTAGAACCATCGCCGATTTAGATGACCTTGAACGCGTCGATAGTCCGCATATAGCAGAAGCCATCGGATACAGGAGCTTGGATCGGAAGCTGCAAGCCTTGTAG